The sequence TGCTGGCCGAGAGCGGCCAGGACTGCTCGCTGATCTTCATCAGCCCGCAGGAGGGCTTCTTTGTCGCGATCAAGATCTCCTTCCTGGGCGGTTTCATTCTGGCGTTTCCCTATATCGGCTTCCAGATGTGGCGGTTTGTGGCGCCGGGGCTGTACAAGTCTGAGAAGGGCGCGTTCCTGCCGTTCCTGGTGGCCTCGCCCTTCATGTTCCTGCTGGGCGCGAGCTTTGCCTTCTACGTCGTCACCCCGCTGGCCTATGACTTCTTCCTGGGCTTCCAGCAGTTCGGCGCCTCTGGCGAGGCGATTACCGGCGAGGAGGTCACTCAGGGCCTCAGCGTGGTGTTCCAGGGCTCTGCGCAGGAGTATCTGAACCTGACGATCAAGTTCATCGTGGCCTTTGGCTTGTGTTTCCAGCTGCCGGTGCTGCTGACGCTGATGGGCAAGGCGGGTCTGGTCAGCGCCGAGGGCCTGGGCTCGGTCCGCAAATATGCGGTGGTGGCGATCCTGGTGCTGGCCGCACTGGTGACGCCGCCGGATGTGATCACCCAGATCATCCTGTTTGTGGTGGTTTACGGGCTTTATGAAATCTCGATCTTCCTGGTCCGCCGGGTCGAGGCCAAGCGCGAGGCGCAGCTGCGCGCCGACGGCTACTATGATGATGAGGATGAGATGGATGCCCATCCAGACGATCCGATGATGGCCGAGTTCGAGGCCGAGGACGGCAAGGACAAGTAAGCCGGAGACGGTTTGAAACGAAGAAGCGCGCCTGAGAGGGCGCGCTTTTTTTACGTTTGACCGGGGGCGAGGAGGCCGCCGGGCGTGCAGTCAGCCGCTGTGCGCAGCATTGATGATCCGCCGCATCAAGCCCAGGAACTGCTCTCTTTCCTCGTCTGACAGGGGCGCTAGGGAATGTTCATTCTGATCGTTGGCGGCCTGGTAGGCACTGTCCCGGGGCGCCTGTCCTTTTTTTGTCAGCCAAATTTGCTGCGACCGCGCGTCCGCAGGGTGTTTCTTTCTGACGATCAGCCCGTCTCTTTCCATGCGGTTCAGCGTATTGGCCAGGGTCGCTTGTTCCAGCGCCAGTTTTTCCAGAAGCTCGCGCTGGGTCACCCCGTCCTTGACCCAGAGTTCCAGCAGGATGGGGAATTGCCCGATGGTGATGCCAAGCGGAGTGATGCGCTCCTGCAGCCCGGCAGCAAACAGGCGGGCGGTGTGGTTGACCAGATAACCGGCGGAGTTTTCTTTCTCGAATTCCATAGTTCTCATCTGCACTTGAATAGCAAGCTATGCAATGATACATAGCAAGCTATATTAATTGAAAGGAACCGACATGCCTGGACTTGCTGAACTGGACGCCGCCGTCACGCTTGCCGATCAGATGGAGGCCCGGGAAGGGCCTGTTGTTCTGATGAATGTGTTCACCATCGACCCGTCTGATGAGCAGGCCTTGCTGGAGGCTTGGGCGCATGACGCCGACTTCATGAAGTCGCAGCCCGGGTACATTTCGACGCAGATGCACAAGGGGATCGCAGGCAGCGCCACATACGTGAATTATGCTGTCTGGCAGGATGTCCAAAGCTTTCGCGCGGCCTTCATGAACCCCGAGTTTCAAAGCCGGATTGCCCGATACCCGGAAAGCGCGGTCACGCGGCCGCATTTGTTCAAGAAACTGGCAGTCGCCAACCATTGCGTCGCCTGACCTGTTTGGGATGCAACAGCCATGAAACAGAAAATTCACGCAGCCGCAGGTGTCACCGCCTTTCTGATCATCCTGACGTTTTGGAGTTCCACGGTGCTGAGCGAGGCCTTTGGAACACCGGAAACCATAGCCCTGGTCAAATCCAGAATCCTTATTGGCATGTTTGCCCTGATCCCGGCGATGGCCATCGCTGGTGGATCTGGCATGGCCATCGGGCGGCGGCGTAAAGATGCGCCGGCCGCTGCGAAGAAAAAACGCATGCCCTTGATTGCCGCGAACGGTTTGCTGATCCTCCTGCCGGCGGCCTTCTTCCTTGAAGCCAAGGCAAGTGCCGGAAACTTTGACGGTGCCTTCGTCTTTGTGCAGGGCGTTGAGCTGCTGGCCGGCGCGCTGAATCTCACCATGATGGGATTGAACATCCGGGACGGCCGCAGAATGGCAGCGCGGCGCAAGGGCCTGGCTTAGGCCGGTTCTTCCCCTTGCCGGCCTTGCCGGAACATGCTTTGAAATCCGTCGACTTACCGACGGAGGCACCCCATGGACCAGATCGCATTGACCCGCATTGCCGAGGCGCTGGAGCGGATGTCTCCGGCGCCTTTGGAAACCCCCGATTTCAACGCGGCCAGCGCCTTTGTCTGGCATGTGGGGCCGGAGCGGCTGGAGGCCGTTGAACAGGTGAACCGGGTGGATCTCGACCTGCTGGTCGGCATCAACCGTTCCCGCGATACGCTCTTGGAGAACACCCGCCGTTTTGCGCAGGGGTTCGCCGCCAACAACGCGCTGTTGTGGGGCGCCCGCGGCATGGGCAAGTCGAGCCTTGTCAAAGCCGTGCACGGGGCATTG is a genomic window of Leisingera caerulea DSM 24564 containing:
- the tatC gene encoding twin-arginine translocase subunit TatC, whose translation is MSNTDEIDDSSAPLIEHLAELRTRLIHSVLAFIVGMVICFTVATPVFNFLTAPLCQVLAESGQDCSLIFISPQEGFFVAIKISFLGGFILAFPYIGFQMWRFVAPGLYKSEKGAFLPFLVASPFMFLLGASFAFYVVTPLAYDFFLGFQQFGASGEAITGEEVTQGLSVVFQGSAQEYLNLTIKFIVAFGLCFQLPVLLTLMGKAGLVSAEGLGSVRKYAVVAILVLAALVTPPDVITQIILFVVVYGLYEISIFLVRRVEAKREAQLRADGYYDDEDEMDAHPDDPMMAEFEAEDGKDK
- a CDS encoding MarR family winged helix-turn-helix transcriptional regulator, coding for MEFEKENSAGYLVNHTARLFAAGLQERITPLGITIGQFPILLELWVKDGVTQRELLEKLALEQATLANTLNRMERDGLIVRKKHPADARSQQIWLTKKGQAPRDSAYQAANDQNEHSLAPLSDEEREQFLGLMRRIINAAHSG
- a CDS encoding antibiotic biosynthesis monooxygenase family protein; this translates as MPGLAELDAAVTLADQMEAREGPVVLMNVFTIDPSDEQALLEAWAHDADFMKSQPGYISTQMHKGIAGSATYVNYAVWQDVQSFRAAFMNPEFQSRIARYPESAVTRPHLFKKLAVANHCVA